GAGCTTCGGGCGCGCCTGGCGGCCGATGGCGAGGAGGTCCTTGAAGCCGCGGGTGGCGACGAAGGCGGTGCGGGGGCCGCGCCTTTCGAGCACGGTGTTGGTGGCAACGGTCGAGCCGTGTACGACCTCGGAGGGGCGCCAGCCGTTCTCGCTGATGCCGGCAAGGACGGCGTCGGCGGGGCTGGAGGGCGTCGAGGGGCGCTTGTGGACCTGGATGCGGCCGCCGTCCAGGAAGTAGAAGTCGGTGAAGGTGCCGCCGACATCCACGCCGAGAAGCGCCATCGCCCGCCGAGTATATCAGCGGGGTCCGGCGCTTCCCCGGTGAGGTCAGGCGCCTCGGCTGGCGCTCAGGCGCTGCGGGCCGGCGGCTTTGTGTCGTCGAGCCAGATGTGCAGATTCCCTTCGGTGGTGGCGACGCCGCCGGTCCAGTTGCGGTAAACGGCGACGTTCTGGAGGATCGGCCAGTTTAGCCCGAAGCCCAAGGTGGCGTTGTCCGGGATGTTGTAGACCTTGGGCGCCATGAAGCGCTGGAAGTCGTGCACCAGGTCTTGCTGCTTCTTGAGGTCGAATTCCTGGCGGATGCGCTCGATCATCCTGTTGACCTCGGGGTCGCCGAGGTGAGCGTTGCGCCCGTCCGGAGTGAGGCCGTGGAAGCGGAGGCCGTCCTTGTGCATGTTCGCGAAGATGGCGCTCGCCACGGTGGGGTACACGGTGCCTGGCACATGCCCGATGCCGTTGAAGCCGGGCGGCGCCTTGCCGGGGTTCGCGGCCTGCGAGTAGGCGTAGTAATAGTTGGGCAGCCAGTCGTTCTGGTACTCCTTGGGCCCTAGCTTCGCGCGGACGCCACCGTCGCTGAACATTCCGGCGAGCACTTCGGCGATCTTGTGGTAGGTGGTGCCGTAATTGGTGGCGCCGTTGTAGATGAGCTCGGTGTCGAGGCCGTTGGCGAATCCGGCGGCCGAGAGGAGCTTCTTCGCTTCCGCGGGGTCCGACTTGAAGTATTTCGCCCCGTCGCCGAATTTCTTCTCGTCCTGGGGGTCCAGCCAGAAGCCCTCCCACCCGCCGGCTACGACGGTGTTGTAGCGGGCGGGCACCTCCAGCCCATCGGTCCGGAAGCGCTCGCGGTTGCCGACCACGTCGATGAGGGTCTCCCGGTCGTAGAGGAGGGCGACGGCCTGGCGGACGCGTACGTCCTTGAAGGGGGAGTTGCCCTCGTAGCCAAACCAGAGGAAGCCCATCGCCGTGGTGAAATTGGTGCCCTGCCGCATCTCCAATGCGGGCACATCGCGCTTGGTCTGGACCACGTCCTCCTGGCGCGTGACGCCGGGGTAGATATTCCCGGCCTTGAATTGCGCCAGCTGCGTCGCGTACTCGGGGACGATGGGCTGCTCGATGCGGTCGTAGAAAGGGCGCCCCCGGACGTAGTAGTCGGGGTTCTTGCTCCAGGTGAAGCTGGCGGAGGGCTTGTGGTCGGCGAGGAGCCAGGGCCCGTAGCCCCTTACCTCGCCCTTGGGGTCGAAGCCGCCGTCGGACTCGCGCGGCATCACCCAGAAGCCTCGCTGGTAGGCGAAGAGCGGCAGCGTGGAAGCGTCCGGAGCCTTCAGCTTGAAGATGACAGTGCGCGGGTCTGGCGAGGAGATGGACTCGACGGGAGCGTTTGGGTTGGTGTCGGCCTTGTACACGAGCTCGGTGGCGAAGGGGCTGATGCGGGCGAACTTGTTCCAGCTGAAGACGACGTCGTCCGCGTCCAGCAGGCGGCCGTTGGTTGGGGTGCGGCTGTCCCACTTCATGCCCTGGCGGACTCTCATCGTGAGCTGCAGCTTGTCGCCGCTCATCTCGAAGGACTCGGCGGCGTCACCCTCGAGCTCGCCGGTTGGGCTATCCGGGTGTTTGGCGTAAGCGAACTTCAGCAGTCGCGGATAGGTGCCAAAGGCGACATACGCCTGGGTGAAGACGGAGTTCGATGACAGCGGGTCCATGGAGGGGACGTCGCTGGGTAAGTAGCCCTTGTAGGTGCCGCCTGGCCTCGCCTTCGCCGTCGTATCGACGGGGAAGGAAAGCAGGCCGCTGGCGTCCCTGGGCGCTGACGGCGAGCCATCGCCCCCGCCGCAGGCCGCGAGCACGGCCGCGGCGCTCGCCAATGTGGCGCCGCTGACTAGGACCTTCCGCCTACCGACCCTCGTGTCTTGGAACCGTTTCCAGTAGCTCGCGCGCGACATCGTTTGGCCTCTGCTCCCGGACGCTGTGGTGAAAGTGGCGCAAGGTTAGAGGGAGAGACCACTCCTGTCAATTGCAATTCCTATTCAATGTCGCGATTGATGCGGCGCATCGAAGGGTGGGCCATTCGGACCATTTCCGGACCGTTTGTGACTCTTTTTACAGACGCTTCTGAAGCGCATAACTCCTGCCGGCCCGCGCGGGAGGATGCTGATCGTGGAGACGGCGAGACCGCCGTCCGAACCCACCGCAGTAGGAGGTAGTGGTTGATGAAGTGGATCAAGTGGGGCTTGGGCGCCGCTGGCGCCTTAATCGCCGGAGGAGCGCTCACTTTCGCCGTGCTGGCCGCGGGCGGGACGGCTTCGGCCCAGGAAGGCCCGGCGGGCGCTGCATCCCGGTTCGCCGAACTGCTGGCGCAGCGCCTGGGCATCAGCCCGGAGCAGCTGAAGACGGCCGTCACGGACGCGCGGAACCAGCTTATCGACGAGATGCTGGCGTCCGGCCAGATAACTCAGGCGCAAGCCGAGCGCATGAGGAGCGCGCCCATCGGTGAAGGTCTGGGCTTCCCCGGGCGGGCGATCGGCGCCAAGGCCGTCCGCCTGGCGGTCGACGTGGTTCAGATTACGGCGCGGGTGAGCAACATCTCGGTCGAGACGGTGAGGGCGGAGCTGCAGCAGGGCAAGAGCCTGGCGCAGATCGCGGCCGAGCGCGGCGTCTCGCGCGAGGCGCTGAAGAACGCGATTACTGCCGAACACCGCGCGCAGCTGCAGAGCAAGGTAGCGGCGGGCGAGATCACCCAGGCGCAGGCTAACCAGATGCTGGAGCGCCTGTCACAGCACATCGACCAGCTGATCGACCGCCCGGGCCTGGGCAAGGCCTTCGGTGGGCCGCGCGGTCCTCGAGGCGGCGCGCCGTCCGCGAGGCCGACGCCTTCGAGCAGCCAGTAAAGGTAGAGGTACCCCGCCGGCGAGAGGCCTCCCGAAAAGGGGGGCCTTCTTGCCGTGCGCCGCCGCCGTCAGGTCGCGTGGGGCTTGAGGACCTCGTTCATGCTGCCGGAGCGGAAGCCGCCCAGGTCCAGCGTGACATAAGTGAAGCCGAGCTCGCGGAGCCGGGCGTTAACGGCCTGGCGCCGTCCGCCGCGCATGAGCACCGACATGCCGGCCTCGTCCAGCTCGATGCGGGCGACCTGGCCGTGGTGGCGGACGCGGAGCTGGCGCAGGCCGAGGGAACGCAGGAACTCCTCCGCCGCTTCGACCTGGTCCAGCGCTTCGACGGTGACCGGGGAGCCGTAGGGGATGCGCGAGGCGAGGCAGGCCATGGCGGGTTTGTCCCAGGTGGGGAGGCCGCGCTCGCGCGAAAGCTCGCGGACCTCCGCCTTCGTCAGGCCGGCCTCGACAAGCGGGCTGCGCACGTTATGGAGGGTCGCAGCCTGGCGGCCGGGGCGGTGGTCGCCGAGGTCGTCTACGTTACAGCCGTCGACCACGAAGTCGTAGCCATCGATGCGGGTCATGGCTTCCAGGAGCCCGTACAGTTCGTCCTTGCAGTGGAAGCAGCGCTGAGGGGAGTTCTCGACATAACCAGCGCGGTCCATTTCGTGGGTCTCGATGAGTCGGTGCTCTATGCCGATGAGCCTGGCGAGCGCCTTCGCCTCTTCGACCTCGCTCGCCGGGACGGCGGGGGACACGCCCGTGACGGCGAGGGCCCTGGGCCCGAGGGCATCGAAGGCGGCGGCGGCCACGAGGGTGCTGTCCACGCCGCCGGAGAAGGCGACGACGGCGGAGCCCATCTCCCGCAGCAGGCCGAGAAGGTGGTCGTGCTTGGCTTGGAGGCCGGGTGCGATCACGGGGCTATGTTAGCAGTGTCGCAGCCGCCATCGTCCCCGCTTGCCGGCGTTCGTCCGAGCGAAGCTGCGGTCCGCGGCGGCGATGCAAGCAGTTAGCGCGTGAGGTGGTAGGGGACTTCGACGATTACGGTGTTGGGCCGGTCCATGAGGGCCTTCTTCAGGCGTTGCGAGAGCTGGTTGTGGAGGAACTGCTGCCAGGGGCGGTGGGTAATGAACTCCGGCAGGACAACCGTAATCATGGCGTTAGGCTGGGTGCGCTCGACGCGGTCAAGGTAGGCGATGATCGGCTCTACCAGCGAGCGGTAGGGCGACTCCACGATCACCAGGGGCACGTCGGGCACAGACTCCTCCCAGCGCCGGTGCAGGGCCTCTGCGCTCTCGCGGCTGTCGGAGACATGGATGGCCACGGCGTTCTGCGAGAGGGAGCGCGCGTAGGCCACAGTGCGCAGGGCGGCGAGGTCGATCTCCTCGATCGGGACCAGGACGATGGGCTGCACGCGCTTGGCCGCGGTGCTGTAGTACTGGGCGGCGACGTGCTCCTCGGTGGCGAGGCCCTGGCCCAACTGCGCCTGGGCCTCGCGATAGTGCACGCGGATGCGCCAGAGCAAGAGGAGGATCAGGGCCATCGCCGTCATGGACAACCATGCGCCGTCGACGAACTTCGTGGCCCCGACGATGACGCCGACGATCCCGGTCGCGACCATGCCGACGAAGTTGATGATCAACGCGCCGCGAGAGCCGGGCTCCTTGCTGCGTTTCCAGTAGACGACCATCCCGGCCTGGGAGAGAGTGAAGGCGGTGAACACGCCGAAGGCGTAGAGGGGCACGAGGTTGTGCGTCTTGGCGTCGAAGGCGAAGAGCACGGCCGCCGAAGCGAGCCCGAGGACGAGGATGCCGTTCGAGAAGGCAAGCCGGTCGCCCCGGAAGCTGAACTGCTTCGGGGCGACGCCATCGCGGGCCATTACGGACGCCAGGGTGGGCAGTCCGGCGAAGGCGGTGTTGGCGGCGAGCACGAGGATCATCGCCGTGCCGACCTGCACGGCGTAGAACAGGACGCCACCGCCGAAGACGACGTGGGCGATCTGGGCCACGACCGTCTGCGTCTCTGAAGGCCGTACCTCGAGTTGTGTGGCGAGGAAAGTCGTGCCCAGGAAGAAGGCGGAGAGGATGCCCGCCATCCACATGAGGGTGGTAGAGGCGTTCTTCGCCTCGGGCGGCTTGAACGACGGGACGCCATCGGCGATGGCTTCGATCCCCGTGAGGGCTGCGCAGCCGGAGGCGAAGGCGCGCAGCAGCAAGAACACGCTGAGAGTCTGAGTGCCGGCCTCGACAGGGTGGGGCGGCTCGCCGGCGGTGAGGTCGTCGCCTAGGGCGAGGCGAACGATGCCCACGACCAGCATGCCGCCGAATGTCAGGAGGAAGAAGTAAGGGGGCACGGCGAAGAGGGTGCCGGACTCGCGGATGCCGCGCAGGTTGCCGAGGGTCAGGAGGGCAACGAAGGCAATCGCGAGCTCTATTCGGAAGTCGAACAGGTCCGGCACAGCCGAGGTGACGGCCGCTACGCCGGCGGCAGTCGACACGGCGACCGTGAGGACGTAGTCGACGAAGAGGGTGGAGCCGATGAGCAAGGAAGGGAGGACGCCGAGGTTCTCCTTCGTCACCTGATAGGCGCCGCCACCCCCGGGGTAGGCGCGGATGAGCTGGCGGTACGAAGTGGCGACGATGGCTGCCAGGAGGGCGATGGCGACCGAGATCGGCATGGCATCCACGAGCGCGCCGGTCCCGGCGAGGATGAGGACCAGCAGCATCTCCTCCGTGGCGTAAGCGGAGGACGAAAGGTTGTCCGATGAGAAGACGGCGAGCGCCTTGACCTTGCTCAGGCGCTCGTGAGCTAGCTGGGCTGAAGCGAGCGGGGGCCCGATGAGGAGGGCGCGCGTCGCGGCCCAGAAGCGTCCCAGGCGGGTCTCCGGCCTGATGGCGAGGGGCGTCGCCTCGTACTCGGCTTCGCCAATGCGGCGGAGCTTCGCCTCGCTCGCTCGCTCGCGGCGGAGAGTGCGCTCGCCGGCGCGGCTGGTGCGGACGCGCTCGAAGAGGCCGGCCTCGGCAGGAGGGCGCCGCCGTTCGAGGCGGACTACGCTCGGTTCGGGCTCACGTTCGGCCGGCTTCTCTCCGTCCTTGCCGCCCGGCTCGCCGCGCTGGGCCATCGGTTCTCCTGTCTGCGAACTCGCCCGACACAATCGATCATCGACGCGGGTGAGTCTAATTGCAAACCTGGGTAGATGGGCTGGACCAAGGGACGGCGACCGGAAGCGAGAAGCGGGCCGGCCGGATGTCCTGGTCCCCGCACATCCTTTGTTTGACCCCCTCCGAGGCAGGCTCCTACAATTGATATCGCCTATGTTTGACGCGCTTAGCGAGAAACTTCAGCGCGTATTCAGCCGCCTTTCCAGCCACGGCACCGTTACCGAGAAGGACCTCGACGAGGCCCTGCGCGAGGTGAGGGTCGCGCTGCTGGAGGCGGACGTGAATTTCCGCGTCGTGCGCGAGTTCGTGAACTCGGTGCGGGAACGCGCCCTGGGCGCGCAGGTGCTGCAGTCCCTGACGGGGCCGCAGCAGGTGATCAAGATCGTCAACGAAGAGCTGACGAAAATGCTGGGGGGCGCACAGGCAACGCTCGTTACTGCCCCGACGCCGCCCAGCGTGGTCCTGCTCCTTGGACTCAAGGGAGCGGGCAAGACGACCTTCGCGGCGAAGCTCGGGCTGTACCTGCGCAAGCAGGGCGGCAAGCCGATGTTGGTGGCGGCCGACCCCTACCGCGTCGCGGCCAGCCAGCAGCTGCAGACGCTGGGCCGCCAGTTTGGGCTCCACGTCTTTACCGGCGACCTCAGCGACCGCGCTCGCTTCGCGCGCGAGGCCATCGCGGAGGCAAGGCGCGTCGCGGCGACCGCGATCATCGTCGACTCGGCCGGCTATCTCCAGTTGGATGAGGACGTCGTCGAGGAGATCCAGGAGCTGGAGTCGGCGTTCAAGCCCCATGAGACGCTGCTCGTCGTGGACGCAATGACGGGGCAGGAAGCCGTCCACGTGGCAGAGGAGTTCGGGAAGGCGGCGCCGATCACCGGGTTCGTGCTCACCAAGCTGGACGGCGACGCTCGTGGCGGCGCGGCGCTCTCGATCAGGGCGATGACCGGCCTGCCGGTGAAGTTCATCGGCACCGGCGAACGGGCCGACGCCCTCGAGCCGTTCCATCCGGAGCGCTTCGCGTCGCGTCTCCTGGGAATGGGAGACGTCCTGACTCTGATCGAGCGCGCCCAGGAGGCCATCGGCCAGGACACCGTCGTGGAGATGGGCCGGCGCATGAAGGCGCGTCAGTTCGACCTCAACGACATGTTCATGCAGTTGCGCCAGGTGCAGAAGATGGGCAACATCGGCGACCTGCTGAGCATGATCCCCGGTCTGAGCGGCGTGAAGGCGAAGCTTCAGGCCACGAACCTGGACGACAGCTTCTTCAAGCACGCCGAGGCGGTGTACCTCTCGATGACGCCGGAGGAGCGCAAGCATCCGGAGATCATCAATGGCAGCCGGCGGCGGCGGATCGCCGCGGGAAGCGGCACGACGCCTCATGACGTGAACCAACTGCTGAAGCAGTGGAAGGAAGCCAGGAAGATGATGCAGAGCATGGCTTCCGGCCGCATGGCGCGCCTGCTCGGCATCCGCTAGCGGTAAGCGGGCAGTCGCGAGATAATCGGCGAGAGCCGACAGGAGGACAGATGCTGAAGATCCGGCTGGCGCGGGTGGGAAAGAAGAAGCAGCCCACGTACCGCGTCGTCGTCGCGGACGCCCGGGCCGCCCGCGATGGGGCAGTGGTGGAGGTAATCGGACACTACAATCCGCGCCTGGTGCCGAAGGTCATCGAGATCGACGCTGAGAAGGCGCGGGACTGGATGCGCAAAGGCGCCCAGCCGACGGACACGGTCTCGCGGCTGCTCAAGGCGCAGGGAATCGAGCGCTAGGTGTCAATGAAGGAGCTCGTCGAGTACATGGCGCGAAACCTGGTCGAGCACGAGGACCAGGTGGTAGTGACGGACGACTTCGACGGGCACCGCCATGTACTGCACCTGGATGTGGCGGAGTCTGACATGGGGAAGGTGATCGGGCGCGGCGGCCGCGTCGCCGAAGCCATGCGCGCGCTCCTGAAGGTCGCCGCCGCGAAGCAGGACACGCGCGCCGTCCTCGACATCGGAGATTGACCCCCGAGGCCCCAGAGTTTGATCCCGAGACGGCGGTGACGGTCGGCCGCATCGTCGCGCCTCACGGCGTGCACGGCGAGGTCCGAGTCGAGGTCTCGAGCGACTTCCCGAAGCGGTTCGAGAAGGGGGCGACGCTGTGGCTGGAGGGCGCCCCGGTTCGCGTGGTGCGCAGCCGAGTCCAGGGTAAGGCCCTTCTCCTCACTCTCGAGGGTGTCAGCGACCGGGCAGCCGCGGAGCGCCTGAGGGGCCGCGCGCTGCAGGCCCCTCGTCTCCAGGACCTCGGCGAGGACACCTACTACCGGGACGACCTCATCGGCCTGAAGGCGGTGACGCCGGCCGGAGAGACGCTCGGCGTGGTGCAGGACATCTTCTCGACCGGCTCGAACGACGTCTTCGTCGTGAAGAGCGAGCGCGGCGAACTCTTGTTGCCGGCGACGGACGACGTCGTGCGCGAAGTGGACATAACGGGCGGGCGCATGGTCGTAGAGGTGATCGAGGGGCTGGAGTGGACGCGGCCCCCGGCGAGTCAGGCCCGCCGGGCGCCGAGAACACGCCGACGCCGCGCCTGACGACGCAGCGACTGGACCTCGAGAGCAGGGACCTGCGGGCGCCGCGAGCTCCGCGCGCAGGCGGGCGGCTCGGCGCCAGGTTCAGGCGCGTCCAGGCGCATCCCTGGCCTCCGCCGCGGCGCAAAGGGCGGCCACCAGGGCGCCAAGAGCAGTGACGCAAAGGCCGGCCTCGACCCCCGGGCCGAACGGCGAACCGAGGGAGGCCTGCTCCATGTCGGCCGCCTTCGCGAGCTCGAGTAGCGCGACGACGGCGGCAGCAGCAGCGCCGCCCGCGGCAGCGACGACGGCCGCCTTCGTGCGGCCGACGACCAGAAGCGCGATGCCCAAAAGGGCGAGGACGAGGGCAAAGCCGCCCTGGTCCTCCAGCCTGGCCCTCCCATCCGTCCAGGGGAGGGCCGCTCCTACTGCGACGGCGAGGAAGCCCGCCAGCGCCATGGTCCTGGCCAAGGACCAGCGAGCGGCCGCGGTGTCGGCCGATAGCACTGGCGGCGACTGCGCCGCCGTCTGACCCTGCGGTGTGTAGCCGGGAATTCCCTCCTTGAGGAAGGCGCCACAGGAGGTGCAGTGGACTGCCTCGAAGTCATTGCCTGCTCTGCATTCAGGGCAACGAACGCGGAGCGGCCTGCCGGAGGTCGCCATATGAAATATTGGTCGGAACCGCCTTGCTTCAATCGCTCTCCGCCGCTGGCGAGGCTGCCGGGCGGTCCTGAGGCGGGAATCGGCGCCAAAGGTCGTCGAGGACACGCAAGAGCTCGCGGTCTTCGGAGAGGGGCTCGATAGGGACGGAGACGAGGGTGCCGCCGAAGACGGAAACAATCTCCTCGTCATCATCGACCACGTGGTCGGGCAGGCAGGGGACACCGAGTTCGGGCAGGCGCTCGAAGTGCCGGCTCAGGGGCTTTTCGTAGCACCCGGCGACAAGTGGCCAGAGGCCGTGGACGTGCAGGACCTCAGGGCGCCTGCCCGTGCCGGACCAAACGTGGAGCTCGAAGCCGGCGGCGTGCAGGGCGGCGAACACCTCGCGCGCGAACGGCCTCAGCCGATGGTCCCAGGTGATGAGTGTGTTGTCGACGTCGAAGAAGACACGGGCGATGGCCACGGGGCTTCAGAGCACGCGCAGACGGGTCAGGGCCGACTGGGTCTCAGCGAGCAAGCGTTCCATCACGGCAGCGACTGTCGTCTCCGCCCGGAAGTGGGCGACGCCCTGGCCCGCCGGGCTGTGCATTAGCGGCTCCACGCGCTGGCGCTGTATCGCGCCGAGCAGGTCGCCGACCAGGATGTCCTGGTAGGGCATGCGCAAGGGCCGCGGCGCTTCCTCCTGGGCCCACTCTTCGCTCCAGGCGGTGCGGATCTGGCGCAGCGTCTTACCGCTGTCGGCGCGCGAGATCACGGTGTCCTCCGGCCCGGCCTCGATCAGCTTCTGCAGGATGATGGGGTCAGTGTGGTTCTCCTTCGTAAAGAGCCAGGCCGTGCCGATCCAAACGCCCTGGGCGCCCATCGCCAGAGCGGCCGCTACGTGACGGCCAGTGGCGACGCCCCCGGCAGCCAGCACGGGCGTGTCGCCGGCGATGTCGACCACCTGAGGTACGAGCGAGAAGGTGCCGATCTCTCCGGTGTGAGCGCCGGCGTCGTAGCCCTGGGCGACGATGATATCGACGCCGGCGTCCTTGACCCGGCGCGCGTGCTTCGGCGCCCCGACGAGGGACACGACTTTCTTGCCCTTCGCGTGAGCGGCAGCAATCGCCTCCGGCGGGCTGCCTATGCCGCAGGCGAAGAGGTCAACGTCCGATTCCAGGACGGCCTCTATTTGGCGGTGCGCCACTTCGTTGGAGCGCACGAAGCGAGATCGGGCGCCCGGGAGGCGGTCACGCTTCACGCGATATTTGTCGTAGATGCCCTCGACAAACTCGCGGTGGCCGTCCGGTATCTGGGCCTCGATGTCCTCGCGGTTGTTCCGCTCTGGCATGCCTGAGGGCAGCACCAGGTCAACCCCGAAGGGCCTGTCGCCAAGGCGCTCGCGGATGGTCCGGAGGTCCTGGCGAATTTCCTCCGGAGTCCGGCGTGTGGCCCCGTAGACGCCGATGCCGCCAGCTCTTGACACCTCGACAGTGACGTCGATGCTGTGGTTGAAGCCGAAGACCGGGTATTCGATCCCAAGCAGGTCGCAGACGGGGGTGTGCAGGCTGGATGCGGTTGTCACAGGGGCGCCTCCGGGTTGGGGGTCATGAGCTCGCGAGTGGCGGTTTGGCCTGGTCCAGCCAGAGGTGGATGTCGCTCTCCTGCTGGGGGACGATGGCGCGAAAGACGCCGAAATTCTGAATCACGGGCCAGACCAGCCGGAAGCCGAGGGCCTGGCCGCCGGCCGGAACCTCGTACATCTTATCCGCCATGTAGCGCACGAAGTCATCGATGAGGGACTGGCGTTTCTGGGCGTCGGACTCGCGCACCATCTTGTTTGTGATTTCGTTTACGTACGGGTCGCCGCGCAGGCGGTCCTTGCCGTCGCGGTCGAAGCCGGCGAACACCGTGCCGGTGTTGGCGTAGCGGCGCCAGAGGAAGGCAGCAATGGAGGGGGAGGCGGCGCCGACGTCGAAGGAGAAGCCGTTCCAATCGCCACGGCCGCGGCGTACCAGCCTGTCGAACTCGTTGACCCGGTCGACGACCTTGACGTTGATGTTCAGGCCGCCTCCTTCCTTGAGCATGCCGACGAGCGCGTCATAGCGCGAAAAGACCGCCTGGCCGTCGGAGCGGTACAGGACGTCGGTTGTGAAGCCGTTAGGGTAGCCTGCGGCGCTGAGGAGCTTCTTTGCCTCCGCGATGTTGAGCTGGTAGTACTTGGCGTTTGGCCCGAACTCCTTCTCATGAGGCAGGACGCCACCTTCGACGCTGGCGTGAGTCATCCAGCGGGTCTCGATGGGGAGGCCCGCCTTTTCGAACTCCTCGACGGCTCCGAAGACGCGGATCCATGTCTCGCGGTCGATCAGCATCGAGAAGGCCTGGCGCACGCGCTGGTCCCAGAACGGCGAGTCAGGGGAGGCAAGGCCAAAGCGGATCGTTGGCTCGACGGTCGTGCTCCACTCGTCCTTGTACAGCTGGAGTTGAGGTAGGTCGCGCTTCGTGGGGAGCACGTCCTCGAGGCGGATGGCGGCGTTGAAGATGGCTCCGGCCTTGAACTGAGCCAGCCGCGTCGTGTACTCGGTGACGATGGGCTGCTCCCACTTGTCGACGAAGGGCCGGTCCTTCCGGTACCAGTTGGGGTTTTTCGAATAAGTGAGGGAGGACGATGGCTTGTATTCGCTCAACGTCCAGGGGCCGGAGCCACGGATATCGGTCCTCGGGTCGAAGCTGCCTTCGGCCTCGCGGGGGAGGATGAGGAAGCGCTGGCCACCGCGGCTCAGGTCGGAAAGCAGTTCCGGGAACTCGAAGGCGAGCTTGACAACGACGGTGCGGCTGTCTGGCGCCTGCATCGAGAGGATTGGCGCATCAGGCGAGACGCTGTGGGCGAGGCCATTGCGGTTCGGGTGGATCTTCTCGATGCGCTCCCAGCTGTAGATGACGTCCTGCGCGTCAACGGGCCTGCCGTTCGTAGGGGCGCGAGGGTCAAGCTTGGCGTCGGTGCGCAGCTTGAAGGTGACCTGCAGGCGGTCAGCGGTGTATTCCCAGGACTCCGCGTGTTCGGGAAGGATTGTGCCGTTGGGGAACTCCCCGTTGAGGCCAGGCGCGAACTGCGTGAGGCGTCCATAGACGCGGTCAACGGCGTCGCTTGACGTGGAGGTGATGTTGGTGTGCGGGTCGAAGCCGCGGGCATCCGCAGCCACGAAGCTCCTGAAAGCGCCGCCGGGCTTCGCGGATTTCGAAGTGTCGACAGACCTGGTCAGGAGCGACTCGCCCTGCTCCCCGCCGGTCCCGGAGTCGCCGCCGCAGCCAGCGGCAAGCGCCGCAAGGCCAATGCTAGCGCTGGCGGCGCCGATGAGGCCGGCCCGGCGGCTGATGAGGCGCTGCCTAATCACCTTGTCCCAATAGCTCCCTGTCACGCTGGCCGCCTCTCCGGAATCGATTCCATGTTTGGCGCATATTGAGTCTTGCCCGGACGGATGTCAAGTAGCGCCCAGGGAATATCCTTGACTCTCTGCCGGGGCCGCCCCTAGAATCCGGAAACGATTCCGGTGGCACTCCTCGTGGTCCCCGCCGGGCATGGCGTTCGGAGGCGCGCGGTTGAGCAAGCCAGCTGCCCCAGTCCAGTACGTGTCAGCCCGGGACCGGGACGAGGCAAGCGAGGCGCGTGTAGCGCGCTACGTGCGCGAGTTCGACGCCCTGGGCTGCCACCGCAGCGGCACCAAAGTCGAGCGTCTGACCTGCGAGTGGCTGGCTGGCGAGGCCGCCAAGCACGGGGTCAGGTGCCAGCTGCGGCCTTACAGCTTCGAACGCGTCGAGCCGGTGGCGGGCTGGCTGGAGGTGGACGGGCGGCGCATCGATGGCCTGCCCCTCTTCGACGCGGCCTTCACGGATGGGGAGGGCGTGACCGGGCGCCTTGGCGACCTCGAGTCCGAAGCAGCCGTCCGGGTCGCTTTCGTCGAGGCAGGCCACGGTAGCGGCGGAGCGCGCGTACCCAG
This DNA window, taken from Dehalococcoidia bacterium, encodes the following:
- a CDS encoding ABC transporter substrate-binding protein — encoded protein: MASAAAVLAACGGGDGSPSAPRDASGLLSFPVDTTAKARPGGTYKGYLPSDVPSMDPLSSNSVFTQAYVAFGTYPRLLKFAYAKHPDSPTGELEGDAAESFEMSGDKLQLTMRVRQGMKWDSRTPTNGRLLDADDVVFSWNKFARISPFATELVYKADTNPNAPVESISSPDPRTVIFKLKAPDASTLPLFAYQRGFWVMPRESDGGFDPKGEVRGYGPWLLADHKPSASFTWSKNPDYYVRGRPFYDRIEQPIVPEYATQLAQFKAGNIYPGVTRQEDVVQTKRDVPALEMRQGTNFTTAMGFLWFGYEGNSPFKDVRVRQAVALLYDRETLIDVVGNRERFRTDGLEVPARYNTVVAGGWEGFWLDPQDEKKFGDGAKYFKSDPAEAKKLLSAAGFANGLDTELIYNGATNYGTTYHKIAEVLAGMFSDGGVRAKLGPKEYQNDWLPNYYYAYSQAANPGKAPPGFNGIGHVPGTVYPTVASAIFANMHKDGLRFHGLTPDGRNAHLGDPEVNRMIERIRQEFDLKKQQDLVHDFQRFMAPKVYNIPDNATLGFGLNWPILQNVAVYRNWTGGVATTEGNLHIWLDDTKPPARSA
- the larE gene encoding ATP-dependent sacrificial sulfur transferase LarE, whose translation is MIAPGLQAKHDHLLGLLREMGSAVVAFSGGVDSTLVAAAAFDALGPRALAVTGVSPAVPASEVEEAKALARLIGIEHRLIETHEMDRAGYVENSPQRCFHCKDELYGLLEAMTRIDGYDFVVDGCNVDDLGDHRPGRQAATLHNVRSPLVEAGLTKAEVRELSRERGLPTWDKPAMACLASRIPYGSPVTVEALDQVEAAEEFLRSLGLRQLRVRHHGQVARIELDEAGMSVLMRGGRRQAVNARLRELGFTYVTLDLGGFRSGSMNEVLKPHAT
- a CDS encoding APC family permease, whose product is MAQRGEPGGKDGEKPAEREPEPSVVRLERRRPPAEAGLFERVRTSRAGERTLRRERASEAKLRRIGEAEYEATPLAIRPETRLGRFWAATRALLIGPPLASAQLAHERLSKVKALAVFSSDNLSSSAYATEEMLLVLILAGTGALVDAMPISVAIALLAAIVATSYRQLIRAYPGGGGAYQVTKENLGVLPSLLIGSTLFVDYVLTVAVSTAAGVAAVTSAVPDLFDFRIELAIAFVALLTLGNLRGIRESGTLFAVPPYFFLLTFGGMLVVGIVRLALGDDLTAGEPPHPVEAGTQTLSVFLLLRAFASGCAALTGIEAIADGVPSFKPPEAKNASTTLMWMAGILSAFFLGTTFLATQLEVRPSETQTVVAQIAHVVFGGGVLFYAVQVGTAMILVLAANTAFAGLPTLASVMARDGVAPKQFSFRGDRLAFSNGILVLGLASAAVLFAFDAKTHNLVPLYAFGVFTAFTLSQAGMVVYWKRSKEPGSRGALIINFVGMVATGIVGVIVGATKFVDGAWLSMTAMALILLLLWRIRVHYREAQAQLGQGLATEEHVAAQYYSTAAKRVQPIVLVPIEEIDLAALRTVAYARSLSQNAVAIHVSDSRESAEALHRRWEESVPDVPLVIVESPYRSLVEPIIAYLDRVERTQPNAMITVVLPEFITHRPWQQFLHNQLSQRLKKALMDRPNTVIVEVPYHLTR
- the ffh gene encoding signal recognition particle protein; translation: MFDALSEKLQRVFSRLSSHGTVTEKDLDEALREVRVALLEADVNFRVVREFVNSVRERALGAQVLQSLTGPQQVIKIVNEELTKMLGGAQATLVTAPTPPSVVLLLGLKGAGKTTFAAKLGLYLRKQGGKPMLVAADPYRVAASQQLQTLGRQFGLHVFTGDLSDRARFAREAIAEARRVAATAIIVDSAGYLQLDEDVVEEIQELESAFKPHETLLVVDAMTGQEAVHVAEEFGKAAPITGFVLTKLDGDARGGAALSIRAMTGLPVKFIGTGERADALEPFHPERFASRLLGMGDVLTLIERAQEAIGQDTVVEMGRRMKARQFDLNDMFMQLRQVQKMGNIGDLLSMIPGLSGVKAKLQATNLDDSFFKHAEAVYLSMTPEERKHPEIINGSRRRRIAAGSGTTPHDVNQLLKQWKEARKMMQSMASGRMARLLGIR
- the rpsP gene encoding 30S ribosomal protein S16; this encodes MLKIRLARVGKKKQPTYRVVVADARAARDGAVVEVIGHYNPRLVPKVIEIDAEKARDWMRKGAQPTDTVSRLLKAQGIER
- a CDS encoding KH domain-containing protein, producing MKELVEYMARNLVEHEDQVVVTDDFDGHRHVLHLDVAESDMGKVIGRGGRVAEAMRALLKVAAAKQDTRAVLDIGD